The following are encoded together in the Bos taurus isolate L1 Dominette 01449 registration number 42190680 breed Hereford chromosome 10, ARS-UCD2.0, whole genome shotgun sequence genome:
- the LOC515823 gene encoding keratin, type II cytoskeletal 8-like, whose product MSMAGSYGGAPGLGGITAVTVNQSLLSPLKLEVDPNIQAVRTQEKEQIKTLNNKFASFIDKVRHLEQQNKVLETKWNLLQQQKTAQSNIDNMFESYINNLRRQLETLAQEKLKLEVELGNMQGLVEDFKTKYEDEIQKHTDMENEFLIIKKDVDEAYMNKVELESRLEGLTDEINFYRQLYEEEIHEMQSQISDTSVVLSMDNNSNLDLDGIIAEVKAQYEEIANRSRAEAETMYQIKYEELQTLAGKHGDDLHLTKTEIPEMNRNINRLQAEIEGLKGQRASLEAAIADAEQRGEMAVKDAQAKLAELEAALRNAKQDMAQQLREYQELMNDKLALDVEIATYRKLLEGEESRLESGMQNMSIHTKTTSGYAGGLTSSYGTPGFKYSLSPGSFSRTSSKAVVVKKIETRDGKLVAESSDVLSK is encoded by the coding sequence ATGAGCATGGCTGGAAGCTACGGTGGGGCCCCAGGTTTGGGGGGCATCACAGCTGTCACCGTGAACCAGAGCCTGCTGAGCCCCCTCAAGCTGGAGGTGGATCCCAACATCCAGGCCGTCCGCACCCAGGAGAAGGAGCAGATCAAGACCCTCAACAACAAATTTGCCTCCTTCATCGACAAGGTGCGGCACCTGGAGCAGCAGAACAAGGTTCTGGAGACCAAATGGAACCTCCTGCAGCAGCAGAAGACTGCCCAAAGCAACATAGACAACATGTTTGAGAGCTACATTAACAACCTCCGTCGGCAGCTGGAAACTCTGGCCCAGGAGAAGCTGAAGCTGGAAGTGGAGCTTGGCAACATGCAGGGGCTGGTGGAGGACTTTAAGACCAAGTATGAGGATGAAATCCAAAAgcacacagacatggagaatgaATTTCTCATCATCAAGAAGGATGTGGATGAAGCTTACATGAACAAGGTAGAGCTAGAGTCCCGCCTGGAAGGGCTGACTGATGAGATCAACTTCTACAGGCAACTGTATGAAGAGGAGATCCATGAGATGCAGTCTCAGATTTCTGACACGTCTGTGGTCCTGTCCATGGACAACAACAGCAACCTGGACCTAGATGGCATCATCGCTGAGGTCAAGGCCCAGTATGAGGAGATCGCCAACCGCAGCCGGGCTGAGGCCGAGACCATGTACCAAATCAAGTATGAGGAGCTGCAGACACTGGCTGGGAAGCACGGGGATGACCTTCATCTCACGAAGACGGAGATTCCTGAGATGAACCGGAACATCAACCGTCTCCAGGCTGAGATCGAGGGTCTCAAAggccagagggcttccctggaggctgccATCGCTGACGCTGAGCAGCGTGGTGAGATGGCTGTTAAGGATGCTCAGGCCAAGCTGGCCGAGCTGGAGGCCGCTCTGAGGAACGCCAAGCAGGACATGGCGCAGCAGCTGCGCGAGTACCAGGAGCTCATGAATGACAAGCTGGCTCTGGACGTGGAGATTGCCACCTACAGGAAGCTGCTGGAAGGCGAGGAGAGCCGGCTGGAGTCTGGGATGCAGAACATGAGTATCCACACCAAGACCACCAGTGGCTACGCAGGTGGACTGACTTCGTCCTACGGGACCCCTGGCTTCAAATACAGCCTGAGCCCCGGCTCCTTCAGCCGCACCAGTTCCAAGGCTGTGGTTGTGAAGAAGATTGAGACTCGAGATGGGAAGCTGGTGGCCGAGTCCTCTGATGTCCTGTCCAAGTGA
- the TMEM30B gene encoding cell cycle control protein 50B: MTWSATARGAHQPDNTAFTQQRLPAWHPLLSASITLPLFFCAGLAFIGLGLGLYYSSNGIKELAYDYTGDSGTGNCSVCAMAGQGRAPPPPCSCAWYFSLPELFQGPVYLYYELTNFYQNNRRYGVSRDDSQLSGLPSSLRHPVNECAPYQYSAAGLPIAPCGAIANSLFNDSFSLWHQRQPNGPYVEVPLDRTGIAWWTDYHVKFRNPPLVNGSLALAFQGTAPPPNWHRPVYELSPDPNNTGFINQDFVVWMRTAALPTFRKLYARIRQGNYSAGLPRGAYRVNITYNYPVRAFNGHKSLIFSSISWMGGKNPFLGIAYLLVGSLCILVGFVMLVVYIRYQDQNDDEEDDE, from the coding sequence ATGACCTGGAGCGCCACCGCCCGGGGCGCCCACCAGCCCGACAACACCGCGTTCACGCAGCAGCGCCTCCCCGCCTGGCACCCGCTGCTGTCGGCCAGCATCACGCTGCCGCTCTTCTTCTGCGCCGGCCTGGCCTTCATAGGGCTGGGCCTGGGCCTCTACTACTCCTCCAATGGCATCAAGGAGCTCGCGTATGACTACACCGGCGACTCGGGTACCGGCAACTGCTCGGTGTGCGCCATGGCCGGCCAGGGCCGCGCGCCGCCGCCCCCCTGCTCGTGCGCCTGGTACTTCTCGCTGCCCGAGCTCTTCCAGGGCCCGGTGTACCTCTACTACGAGCTGACGAACTTCTACCAGAACAACCGGCGCTACGGCGTGTCCCGCGACGACTCGCAGCTGAGCGGGCTGCCGAGCTCGCTGCGCCACCCGGTCAACGAGTGCGCCCCCTACCAGTACAGCGCGGCCGGCCTGCCCATCGCGCCCTGCGGCGCCATCGCCAACAGCCTCTTCAACGACTCCTTCTCGCTGTGGCACCAGCGCCAGCCCAACGGGCCCTACGTCGAGGTGCCGCTCGACCGCACCGGCATCGCCTGGTGGACCGATTACCACGTCAAGTTCCGCAACCCGCCGCTGGTGAACGGCAGCCTGGCGCTGGCCTTCCAGGGCACCGCGCCCCCGCCCAACTGGCACCGGCCGGTCTACGAGCTGAGCCCCGACCCCAACAACACCGGCTTCATCAACCAGGACTTCGTGGTGTGGATGCGCACCGCTGCGCTGCCCACGTTCCGCAAGCTGTACGCGCGCATCCGCCAGGGCAACTACTCTGCCGGGCTGCCGCGGGGCGCCTACCGCGTCAACATCACCTATAACTACCCGGTGCGCGCCTTCAACGGCCACAAAAGCCTCATCTTCAGCAGCATCTCGTGGATGGGCGGCAAGAATCCATTCCTGGGCATCGCCTACCTGCTGGTCGGCTCCCTCTGCATCCTCGTGGGCTTTGTCATGCTGGTCGTCTACATTCGCTACCAGGACCAGAACGACGACGAGGAGGACGACGAGTGA